atatgctgaaataaggaaggggggcgaattgggcttgcaccccaagtaggattcgacctactTGGGGGCGCCCTAAGGCTGCCTCttccccctccaacctatatatatgtggggagagggggcacctagaacacacaagtttctcttaaccgtgtgcggtgcccccctccatagttacacacctcagtcatatcgtcgtagtgcttaggcgaaaccctgcgctggtaacttcatcatcactgtcgccacgccgtcgtgctgacggaactctccctcggcctcagctggatcaagagttcgagggacgtcaccgagctgaatgtgtgcagatcgcggaggtgccgtgcgttcggtacttgatcggttggatcacgaagacgttcgactacatcaaccgcgttactaaacgcttccactttcggtctacgagggtacgtagacacactctccccgctcgttgctatgcttctcctagatagatcttgcgtgatcgtaggattttttttgaaatactacattccccaacacaagCAGCCAAGTAGTGCAGCAGACAAGCACCAGCCACAAGAGTTGCAGTTGAGAAAATGGGAAGAGAACAACAGCCATGCTACTCCGGACATACCTCAGCTCATGAAGAAAGATCCAGCTCACCACTTGGCCATCTTCATGAGAAACTCTAGCCATGCAATCTGTCAGACACATCATAGCTTTGAATACTGAGAGTTGCAGtttaaaaaaaatctaacatattCATAGGCAGTTCACATTGCCGTGGCATAGCAAGGGGAAGAAGAGAGACTTGGGAGGACTAACCTTTAATGTTTTGTAGCTTTCACCTTCGCACGGTGACGGTGGAGAGCTGGGAGAAGACGACGAGACTGAGCGCAACCTACATGGCCGCCGGATGCACGCACAGGAGGCAAGACATCCCAATCAACTGCCCAATTTCATACAGCAAAAAGTTCAATCTTTTCACATTTCATCGAGCAAGAAAATGAGGCAGGAAAGACACAAGCAAGCCACTAAATTTATCTATACACACAGATCATAAAAATCATAAGTGGATACTATTTATGACTAGTATTGTAGCATAGAAGCTCTTTTCAGTGTAGAAACATTCTGACACTTGGTCCATTTCCCCCCTATTGATTAGTGGATCACTTATCATAAGTGTTTCCTCGGATGGTGATTTGAGAATAATCAAAAATCACCCGATTAATCAATTTAATCGGTCGACTATCAATCGGTAGTTTTTGCTTGCAATTTCCAGGTTCCAAGCACTAAtaagataaaaataaaaacaacCACTAATGAACACTACATCAAACTACATATTGCATGCTAAACAACTGAGTCAGTGAAAAACAAAATAGGACAACACTACAACATATGTCCTATCAATGCGCGATAAAGTGTGATGTGCGGGAGGCTGCTGAAAATGGGAGGCCCTGCTTTGGGGTTTTCGACCACAGGGGTCTGGCCCGATTAATAGCTAGATTCCTGATTAATCACTTGTCAGAGTGATAAATCATCCCAAATGATAAATATCAAAGATATTGTATAATCTTAGCGGTCACTCAGCGATAGGCGATAAATCACTGAATCAGATGATATTTTGAACATTGATCCGAGCCCACCCGAGATCAAACAACACGTTTGACACTTTTGGAGTCTTATTATTGTCGAGTATTTTCTCAACCGGGTCCCCCGATAGCAAGACGCTCATGGTGTTGATCAAATAACATTGATCCTTCGTGAGTCTTTAAGGTTCACAACTTCGACCAATCAACGGTTTATAATGGTGCGAGAGTGTGCGTGTGTACATCTGCGTTATACTACACTCTGATCCAAAATATATGATGCTTTGGTAGGCTAGTTTGGCCTATCAAAATATTGTATATTTCGAAGATGTTTTGGCATACATTTTGAAACAGAGGTAGTAAGTTATAACCGGTATCAGTATTTAAGAAAAATCAAATTAATTTGATCATAACTCTACCCATCCGCATGGTGCCTAGGATTGGACTCTTCCAAGAAAATGTTATACTGGAATCGTTTAGCCTCCTAAAATTTTTGCAGCAAAAATTCTCCTGTAATTTTCTTGGAATCCAagaaaatgttactccctccatttcaaattaCTTCTAGTAGTTTTAGTTCAAATTATACTGGAATCGTTTAGCCTCCTAAGATTTTTGCAAGAAAAATTCTCCTGTAATTGCTTCTCAGCGGCCAGCCTCATCTAGGAGAAGGCGGCTCAGTCCGTGGCACACCACAGACCACACTCGCTCTGTGCTCCCTCTCTCCAATCTCAAACTTTTCCCCACCCGAAACCCTCGCCCGCGGCCGCAccatgccgccgccgcggccgccgccggtgCTGATGGAAGAGCtcctcgaggaggtcttcttccgCCTTCCGCCGGACGAGCCCGCCTGGCTCGtccgcgcctccgccgcctgcAAGCCATGGCGCCGCATCCTCGCCGACCGGGGCTTTCGCCGTCGCTACCGCGAGTTCCACCGGACGCCTCCCGTCCTGGGATTCTTCGAAAAGGGCCCCATCTACTCTCACTTCCCTGCCCAGGCCGACCATCCCGATTGGCATGTCATGGACTGCCGCCACGGCCGCGCCCTCTTCGCCGACATCGGGAAGTCCTACCTCATCGTGTTGGACCCCATGACGGGCCACCAGCGCCGCGTGCCCTCGCCTTCGAACAACCTGATCGGCTTCACTGCGGCGGTGCTCTGCACCGCACAAGGCTGCGACCACCACGGTTGCCAAGACGGGCATTTCCTTGTGGCTGTTGTGCGCCCCAAGAAGTTTGAGGAAATCACATCGGGCTGGCTGTACTCATCAGAGACTGACCTCTGGACGGAGTTTGCCTCTGTTAATCACCCCAATGCCAATTATTTCTCTAACATGGATGCGCCTAGCGTCCTTGTGGGCGATGCACTCTACTTCAACATCGATGGCGTCATCGAATGCCAGCTTGGTACACTACGCTTGTCAACGTTCGAGAAGCCGATCGATGGCAATGGGACTGTCATGATGGCGGAAGATGGCGGGTTGGGATACGCTGCCGTGGTTGATGTCACAGATCTAACCCTGTGGTCGAGGGAGGCTGGACCCGAGGGAGCCATGGGATGGACAAAACTCAGGGTAATCGATCTTAAGGCGCTACTCCCTGATGGTGCCCTCTTTATCACAACACAATATGGGATCAGTAGGTCGCCGCGTTCATTGATGATTAGTGGCATCGCGGAGGGCACCCAAGTCATTTTTGTGAGCACATGGGTTGGTTCCTATATGGCCGATCTCAAGTCTGGGCGAGTCAGGATGGTCTCTCGTCCCGGCAGAAAAGTCTTCCCGTACATGAATTTCTACCTCCCAGGTACTATTACTTATGtgcatatgtatatatatagtatTTGTTAGCAAGTAGAAACATTTTAGAATAGTCTCAACCCTgtataatcaactagcatagtagCCCTCACAAATGCGAAGGCATTGTTTTTCGTGTGTAGATTCATTTTGTGAAAAAGTGAATTTATATTTTCCAAAATGTTATTACTATGCAACCATAAATAGTATGACTATATAGCCACCAAAATGTTAGCCTAGACAAAATATCAACAGTTGGATGGTGTTTAGCAGTGTTCTGTACAATTGCGTGGAAAACTTCTTAATcgatctatttacttttatttacgTAAGTGGGACATTAGGTTAAAGATGAAAATATACGTATATGATTAGAAATTGTAGGGTTGCATGTTCACTGAAAATGTTatcatatataaaatatataatccTGCACAAATTGTTTTTAATCAGCTTAAGTTTTTGGGAGTGATTATTTTTCCGTTTCATGTGACATCATATTATGAGCACAGAAAACCATTTGTACGCTGTATTAGATCaaatgatcaatgcaaaaagctaATGTTTAGATCATGAGCTAGCCAATAGTTTTTGTTTGATGATAAACCAGCGCAACTTTAAAGTTTAGATTGTGGGCTTTGTGGAGTTCTCTTGGTTGACTATTTATTCATGGTTGATAAAATGTGCCTTTAATATCGTGTCAAAATTGTGTCTTTAACATATAATAGATGTGGTATGTTATGAGTAATGTATGTGTGACAGAAATTCATATAATAGATGTGGTATGTTATGAGTTTTTGGGCTCACGTAGAAATGTCCTACTATTCTCATCCAACAGTGGATGACATTTCTTGACACTGCACAATGTACAATGGGTACCTTTGAGTCTTTGACCATTA
This window of the Triticum aestivum cultivar Chinese Spring chromosome 5D, IWGSC CS RefSeq v2.1, whole genome shotgun sequence genome carries:
- the LOC123123300 gene encoding uncharacterized protein, with protein sequence MPPPRPPPVLMEELLEEVFFRLPPDEPAWLVRASAACKPWRRILADRGFRRRYREFHRTPPVLGFFEKGPIYSHFPAQADHPDWHVMDCRHGRALFADIGKSYLIVLDPMTGHQRRVPSPSNNLIGFTAAVLCTAQGCDHHGCQDGHFLVAVVRPKKFEEITSGWLYSSETDLWTEFASVNHPNANYFSNMDAPSVLVGDALYFNIDGVIECQLGTLRLSTFEKPIDGNGTVMMAEDGGLGYAAVVDVTDLTLWSREAGPEGAMGWTKLRVIDLKALLPDGALFITTQYGISRSPRSLMISGIAEGTQVIFVSTWVGSYMADLKSGRVRMVSRPGRKVFPYMNFYLPAMEAASTGQGQ